A DNA window from Aspergillus nidulans FGSC A4 chromosome V contains the following coding sequences:
- a CDS encoding NAD-dependent epimerase/dehydratase family protein (transcript_id=CADANIAT00003683), whose translation MYHCSYPTTQTASRLAMAVRDDRTRSLSTISQRSTACQQPFPEELHSRFGNGGSSLWGYNRFCSMIHSSTMPSTVLVTGANGYIGNAVARAFSRAGWITYGLVRSESAVRSLQLEEILPVLGQIDDIDSHSAILHQLPKTLDAIVSTTENLDDYITHHKNTIQLLRTLSLASGRHGVRPLVIVSSGCKDYGIGPHYHGDRDLKPHTEESPLNPPDPVSKRANMSLEIFKNSDAFAPVLVRPTNVYGRSASYYRGFFEVAVLAKKQSLPLQIPVSPASICHALHVDDCGDAYVALAAHPRRAEIEGGIFNISGREYETVNQIARALVAEYDLAGVEYVNSEDVGPVGKAWPPMLIDFPQWTGSNKIREITGWRDMRPLFSDTVGLYRRAYEAAVETGHENIAKMVKREKMLPRQHK comes from the exons ATGTATCATTGCTCCTATCCAACCACACAGACTGCCAGTCGCCTGGCTATGGCTGTGAGAGATGACAGAACTCGGTCCCTGTCTACCATCAGCCAACGTTCTACTGCTTGTCAACAACCCTTCCCGGAAGAGCTGCACTCGCGCTTCGGcaacggcggcagcagcctcTGGGGCTATAATAG ATTCTGCTCTATGATCCATTCATCTACCATGCCCTCTACTGTTCTCGTCACCGGTGCAAACGGCTACATCGGCAACGCCGTCGCCCGCGCCTTCTCCCGCGCCGGCTGGATCACATATGGCCTCGTGCGTTCCGAGTCCGCAGTACGATCCTtacagctggaggagatacTGCCTGTGCTTGGCCAGATTGACGACATTGACTCGCACAGTGCCATCTTGCACCAGCTGCCAAAGACCCTTGATGCAATTGTCTCGACCACAGAAAACCTGGACGACTACATCACCCACCACAAGAACACAATCCAGCTCTTACGAACACTCTCTCTTGCCAGCGGACGACACGGCGTCCGTCCGCTCGTTATCGTTTCCTCAGGATGCAAGGATTACGGTATCGGTCCGCACTATCATGGAGACCGGGATCTCAAACCACATACCGAAGAGAGCCCGCTCAACCCGCCTGACCCCGTATCCAAGCGCGCGAATATGTCGCTAgagatcttcaagaataGCGATGCTTTCGCTCCCGTTCTCGTCCGGCCCACAAATGTCTACGGCCGCTCAGCAAGCTATTACCGCGGCTTCTTTGAAGTGGCGGTACTGGCTAAGAAACAGAGTCTCCCTCTGCAGATTCCCGTCTCACCAGCCTCCATCTGCCATGCGCTCCATGTTGACGACTGCGGCGATGCGTACGTCGCACTCGCCGCGCATCCGCGCCGGGCAGAAATCGAGGGGGGGATCTTCAATATATCTGGGCGGGAATATGAGACCGTCAATCAGATCGCGCGGGCGCTGGTCGCTGAGTATGATCTAGCCGGAGTAGAATATGTTAACTCTGAAGATGTAGGGCCTGTAGGCAAAGCATGGCCGCCGATGCTGATTGATTTCCCGCAGTGGACTGGATCGAATAAGATCAGAGAAATTACAGGGTGGAGGGATATGAGACCGCTCTTTAGTGACACGGTCGGGTTGTATAGACGGGCATACGAAGCGGCTGTTGAAACTGGACATGAGAATATTGCGAAGATGGTCAAAAGGGAGAAGATGTTACCGAGACAACATAAAtga
- a CDS encoding uncharacterized protein (transcript_id=CADANIAT00003684) produces MTSQDGALRLQYHFDLPFLNPALLSGALLAPGVSTREGNKAFGLLGGTALQLYLQVEGLKREMNVEQISQAMSQVAGKRNLAQRGFDLGIDKWIRNNPSQGSYISDKLMATTMEAIVGAYFEDQGRTFAALEKIVRVLGLGWPERE; encoded by the exons ATGACCTCTCAGGACGGCGCTCTCCGACTTCAGTATCACTTCGACCTCCCCTTCCTCAACCCGGCCCTCCTGAGCGGGGCCCTCCTCGCCCCTGGCGTGAGCACTCGCGAAGGGAACAAAGCGTTCGGTCTGCTCGGCGGCACAGCGTTACAGCTGTATTTGCAGGTAGAAGGGCTCAAGCGGGAGATGAACGTGG AGCAAATCTCGCAGGCGATGTCGCAAGTCGCTGGAAAGAGGAACCTCGCGCAGCGCGGTTTCGATCTGGGCATTGACAAGTGGATACGCAATAATCCGTCGCAGGGTAGCTATATCTCGGATAAGCTGATGGCGACGACCATGGAGGCGATTGTGGGCGCTTACTTCGAAGACCAGGGGAGGACATTTGCAGCGTTGGAGAAGATCGTCCGTGTGCTGGGCTTGGGGTGGCCGGAGAGGGAGTAG
- a CDS encoding putative GTPase activating protein (Evi5) (transcript_id=CADANIAT00003685), whose translation MERSEQTPSRPSSESVRTAHQTDSMVTVPLSSNSEDTQPDWRTLEIPQTPVHATTHSDDEISPKTTPTSAKPDLGSELARARISEETDRPDGLEGDAVDWEELEKTEEQEPRMEASDETTALLLARLEQENNALVTNPKSGLARVAAQQAQQRPSRSQSLHQIKRLIDEDPRSSLRISQLPPPPMTELEFWAALVADYPQTVQRLPTLTSNKIRGGVPPPLRGVVWPSLSGARDPSLLTEYQKLCGETSPYEGLIGKDIGRSFPNVEMFRDPNGEGQRMLGRVLKCFSLYDTKIGYCQGLGFVVGPLLMHMTDAEAFCVLVRLMDHYDLRTCYLPDLSGLHLRVYQFQNLLSRLRPALFEHLETLGVEPVYVSQWFLSFFAVSCPMPMLLRIYDVIFLEGACETLMRVALSLMKRNEKKIMGCSEFEDVMQLLLSRSLWDTYAFDADDFVNDFVSLTTLVTKESLQALEASYNQSQGVPTGISFPQMQAAASRFLGRFWAGSGPHTSVKSLNLNPNNNLRRSTSKQSMASTLNSVESTSDASTAPTELSVEAQKPRAKSAMSHNKDRDLHSQIEDLLMALSDLQRQQADLSRELQREREEREEDQALARSMLEFIKENNADAAPSELLSKAEEKLATVDSTRRTSIDQTKHQLRDDLERWKNMYSVEAGRCLDLTRRIDEQEQEAASLREQLREARGRIQDGYRDRQRLERTVRELRSIKTKTPDTPPESYGSPTSDHGESFCSGGLRELKLARSASQKSIQPATFNKRSSSLGLQNVLSTENNKPPGDEALLLELVNAKTAEAVAKQELEEVKAKLDSLRKMMGGQGRGLTRSSTTENRNSLLGVPPNPGLSKTYTEAPTTSGGFFSGWGR comes from the exons ATGGAACGTTCCGAGCAGACCCCGTCACGCCCTAGTTCAGAATCGGTCCGTACGGCTCACCAAACAGATTCGATGGTAACCGTGCCTCTGTCGTCGAATTCAGAAGACACTCAACCCGACTGGCGGACCCTTGAGATTCCTCAGACCCCTGTGCACGCTACGACACATTCCGACGATGAGATCAGCCCAAAAACCACACCCACCTCTGCGAAACCGGATTTAGGATCGGAACTCGCTCGGGCGCGTATCAGCGAAGAAACTGACCGGCCGGATGGGCTCGAAGGTGATGCAGTGGActgggaagagctggagaaaacagaggagcaggagcctcGGATGGAGGCATCTGATGAG ACAACTGCCCTGTTGTTAGCTCGCctggagcaagagaacaaTGCCCTGGTTACGAACCCGAAATCTGGTCTTGCCAGGGTTGCCGCACAGCAGGCACAACAGCGTCCGTCTCGATCGCAATCCCTGCATCAGATCAAGCGCTTGATCGACGAGGACCCTCGATCCTCTCTCCGGATTTCACAACTCCCACCTCCGCCCATGACGGAACTTGAATTCTGGGCCGCGCTCGTTGCAGACTATCCGCAAACAGTGCAGCGACTTCCGACGTTGACGTCGAATAAGATTAGAGGCGGAGTTCCCCCTCCTTTGCGTGGTGTCGTCTGGCCGAGCTTGTCGGGCGCAAGGGATCCTTCGCTATTAACCGAGTACCAGAAGCTATGCGGCGAGACTAGCCCGTATGAGGGATTGATTGGGAAGGATATTGGCCGTAGCTTCCCCAATGTTGAGATGTTTCGCGATCCAAACGGCGAAGGACAACGAATGCTTGGCCGTGTGCTCAAATGCTTCAGTCTTTATGACACGAAGATAGGTTACTGCCAAGGCTTGGGCTTTGTGGTTGGGCCATTGTTGATGCACATGACGGATGCAGAAGCATTCTGCGTGCTTGTGCG GCTTATGGACCATTATGATTTGCGGACCTGCTATCTCCCTGACCTGTCAGGTCTGCACCTCCGCGTGTACCAattccagaatctcctctCCCGCCTTCGACCCGCCCTCTTCGAACACCTAGAGACACTGGGTGTTGAGCCTGTCTATGTCTCGCAGTGGTTCCTGTCGTTCTTTGCTGTCTCCTGCCCTATGCCGATGCTCCTTCGGATCTACGATGTCATCTTCTTGGAAGGCGCCTGCGAGACTTTGATGCGCGTCGCGCTTTCGCTAATGAAGCGCAACGAAAAAAAGATCATGGGCTGTTCAGAGTTTGAAGATGTCATGcaactgctgctttctagaaGTCTCTGGGATAC CTACGCTTTTGACGCCGACGATTTCGTTAACGACTTTGTCTCTCTAACCACTCTTGTCACCAAAGAAAGCCTTCAGGCACTGGAGGCCAGTTACAACCAGTCCCAAGGGGTTCCTACTGGTATCTCCTTTCCCCAGATGCAGGCCGCAGCTTCTCGATTCCTTGGCCGGTTCTGGGCCGGCTCTGGCCCTCACACGTCCGTCAAATCACTCAATCTCAACCCCAATAACAATCTTCGGCGGTCAACCTCCAAGCAAAGTATGGCCTCCACGCTTAACTCGGTCGAGTCGACGTCGGACGCCAGCACAGCGCCAACTGAACTATCAGTTGAGGCTCAGAAACCACGAGCAAAATCCGCTATGTCTCATAACAAGGACCGCGATCTTCACAGCCAGATTGAAGACCTCTTGATGGCACTCAGCGACCTACAACGTCAACAAGCAGACCTTTCGCGCGAACTACAACGTGAGCGCGAGGAGCGCGAGGAAGACCAAGCACTCGCCCGATCAATGCTCGAATTTATCAAAGAAAACAACGCAGACGCTGCGCCATCAGAACTCCTCagcaaagcagaagaaaagctcgCAACGGTAGATTCAACCAGGCGGACATCTATCGACCAAACCAAGCATCAACTGCGTGACGACCTCGAGCGATGGAAGAACATGTACTCCGTTGAAGCTGGCCGATGTCTCGACCTCACCCGGCGCATCGAtgaacaggaacaggaagcgGCCTCGCTCCGCGAACAACTCCGCGAAGCACGCGGCCGTATCCAAGACGGGTATCGCGATCGTCAGCGGCTAGAGCGCACCGTACGTGAGCTCCGCTCCATCAAAACCAAAACGCCTGATACCCCCCCAGAGTCATACGGCTCGCCGACAAGCGATCACGGTGAAAGCTTCTGCTCGGGTGGACTCCGCGAACTCAAACTTGCTCGGTCCGCTTCACAAAAGAGCATTCAACCCGCCACTTTCAATAAACGGAGTAGCAGCCTTGGCCTGCAAAACGTTCTATCCACAGAAAACAACAAACCGCCAGGTGACGAGGCGCTGCTCTTAGAGCTAGTAAATGCAAAGACAGCAGAGGCCGTCGCTAAACAGGAACTGGAAGAGGTTAAGGCGAAGCTGGACTCATTACGGAAAATGATGGGAGGACAGGGGCGTGGTTTGACACGATCCTCAACAACAGAAAACCGGAATTCGCTGCTTGGAGTACCGCCGAATCCGGGTCTTTCAAAGACCTACACCGAGGCCCCAACGACATCAGGCGGTTTCTTTAGCGGTTGGGGGAGATAG
- a CDS encoding DNA topoisomerase 2 (transcript_id=CADANIAT00003686) — protein MSDDDSLMGSVFSDDGSSDFMTDEAPKPKKAAKKAAPKKAPAKKAAVKPKKKAKADSEDEMSDPDDPLDVDSVLSQTPPKKVPAAATKKSGFKPLADVENESIPIDDVDASEEVKASSKYQKLNLREHITIRPDSYIGSVERTTQEMWVYNSEIDGMEFREVSYVPGLYKIFDEIVVNAADNKQNDDNMDEIRVTYSRETNEISVWNNGKGIPVEMHEEHGMYIPQLIFGNLLTSSNYDDAKEKITGGRNGFGAKLCNVFSTEFTVETQDSKQKKRYLQTWTDNMQTVGKPKITAAKGSDFTRVTFKADFPRFGMDGIDDDFEALIKRRVYDLAGTTGVTVKLNGTRLPVRNFKKYMEMYTKAIRRERGDDDSKSDPIITCSPHPYWEIGFAVSDGSFKQVSFVNSIATTSGGTHVNYIADQIAGKLSESLKKNKKGTGSILKPAQIRNYCFLFVNAKIVNPAFSSQTKEQLTTKQTQFGSKPILDESFLKKVANSGVLDSLKRFADHKADLMLKKSDGGRRSRMNNPKLTDANRAGTKDGYKCTLILTEGESAKGLAMAGRAVVGADLFGVYPLRGKMLNVRDASFDQISKNEEIQSIKNFMGLQHKKEYTDTKGLRYGHLMIMTDQDHDGSHIKGLLINFLEAQFPSLLKIPEFLIEFITPIVKVWKGDIKDPTKQHSFFTIQEYNAWKEKHGHERGWEHKYYKGLGTSSTEEAQEYFRDLDRHLKEFHVMQDKEHELIELAFSKKKVEERKEWLRQYNPDTFMDHSVAKISYTDFINNELIQFSMADNLRSIPSMVDGMKPGQRKVMYTVMKRNIKKDVKVLDLTGQVFSLTAYHHGDASMHQTIIGLAQDFVGSNNVNTLEPSGNFGSRLKGGADASSARYIHTRLSPFARKIFHPHDDPILKYLEDDGKEIEPWVYVPVVPMILINGADGIGTGWSTSIPNYNPEDIVDNLKRMIRGEEIKPMQPWFKGFKGEVTQLGPDKYKFSGLIKQVSDKELEVTELPIRTWTQDFINKLEEMIKADKAPSLIKDYKDYNTNSDVHLVLQLDEKNVKEPLTQEFLEEKFKLSKTIATTNLVAFNAEGQMTKYPNVEAILEEFYRLRLKFYGKRKQHQLDQLQIELEKLTNQARFVQMIIDGDLVVSKKKKSVLVKELDSLGFKRFNKTADAAKAGETEKVIEASEDEDTEAQDDTQDLAHAFDYLLGMAIWSLTQERVEKLRRQIGEKEHEIDELIKLSSEDIWLRDLDEFINEWRFQLSETDRRRRGQQKKGRRVSTKLATAARAVGGKKRKAAGDDSDDDFVVSKSKKKAAANKTEPAGGIMSFLKKTPKPEPAANDSDSDSDFGFGIEEVMPKKSRGPVKASPQLKDEDGDLDMEASEVEVAPKKSRGPPKAAPKAAAKLKDEDKDEDEPKVKPVTKRGRPAKPKPKDDDSDGLDDDEFMEIAKAEAAKTAPPRAGRKAAPKYTLDDSDSDNGDDLLGDVSKMVKGIGGAAGGSATDSRQLFSELSRPGSSTGLPTNSKTSKFDNDFDADETDYSKLIPQNSPRRSLQVKPKDVKASESIDLDDEEDKPIKPAKTKAAPKAKAAPAPKAGTGKGRGRPKKDATATASSLKQTTLSPAAKAYASKQAKGASTASKKKTLMDDSEDDIDAMANDILDSPVGIRDEAPAPPRSTASRPSRRTTTKKSYVIEDDDSEDGADNQDDSFDLSD, from the exons ATGAGCGACGACGACTCTTTGATGGGCTCCGTCTTCTCCGATGACGGCAGCTCCGATTTCATGACCGACGAAGCTCCC aagcccaagaaggccGCGAAGAAAGCAGCCCCCAAAAAAGcgccagcaaagaaagcagCTGTcaagccgaagaagaaggccaaggccgacagcgaagacgagaTGTCGGATCCTGATGACCCCCTAGACGTGGACTCCGTGCTCTCGCAGACACCACCGAAGAAGgtccctgcagctgcgacaaAGAAGAGCGGCTTCAAACCGCTCGCCGATGTCGAAAATGAATCGATCCCAATTGACGATGTGGATGCATCCGAGGAAGTAAAAGCGTCTAGCAAATACCAAAAG TTGAATCTCCGTGAACATATCACAATCCGCCCAGACTCTTATATCGGCTCAGTTGAGCGGACCACACAGGAAATGTGGGTGTACAATTCCGAGATTGACGGGATGGAGTTTCGGGAAGTCTCCTACGTTCCCGGTTTATACAAAATCTTCGACGAAATTGTTGTCAACGCGGCCGATAACAAGCAGAATGACGATAACATGGACGAGATTAGAGTAACTTACAGCCGGGAGACCAATGAAATCAGTGTTTGGAACAACGGTAAAGGCATTCCGGTGGAAATGCACGAAGAGCACGGAATGTACATCCCTCAGTTGATTTTCGGTAATCTTTTGACGTCCTCCAACTACGATGATGCCAAGGAGAAGATCACTGGGGGTCGAAACGGTTTCGGTGCTAAGCTTTGTAACGTCTTTTCTACCGAGTTCACAGTCGAAACTCAGGATTCGAAACAGAAGAAACGATACCTCCAGACTTGGACAGACAATATGCAAACTGTGGGCAAACCTAAGATCACCGCTGCTAAGGGATCCGACTTCACAAGGGTAACATTCAAGGCCGACTTTCCCAGGTTTGGCATGGATGGCATCGATGACGATTTTGAGGCGCTTATCAAGCGACGAGTCTACGACCTGGCTGGTACCACGGGCGTGACAGTCAAGCTAAATGGAACCCGTTTGCCCGTCCGAAATTTCAAAAAGTACATGGAAATGTACACGAAAGCCATCCGTCGAGAGCGCGGTGATGACGACTCCAAAAGCGATCCAATCATCACTTgctctcctcatccttacTGGGAAATAGGATTTGCCGTGTCTGATGGCTCTTTCAAACAGGTCTCCTTCGTCAACTCTATCGCCACAACATCCGGAGGCACCCACGTAAACTACATTGCAGACCAGATTGCCGGTAAACTGTCTGAATCCCTCAAAAAGAATAAGAAGGGGACAGGTTCAATCCTGAAGCCAGCGCAGATTCGGAATTACTGCTTCCTTTTTGTCAATGCCAAGATTGTCAACCCGGCTTTTAGCTCACAAACGAAGGAGCAGTTGACGACGAAGCAGACTCAGTTCGGAAGCAAGCCAATTCTTGACGAGTCTTTCCTTAAGAAAGTGGCCAACTCCGGTGTTCTGGATTCCCTCAAGAGGTTTGCTGATCACAAGGCCGACTTGATGCTTAAGAAGTCTGACGGCGGTCGGCGAAGTCGCATGAATAACCCAAAATTGACCGACGCAAACCGGGCAGGTACCAAGGATGGCTACAAATGTACCCTCATTTTGACGGAAGGGGAGTCTGCAAAGGGTCTGGCTATGGCAGGCCGTGCTGTGGTCGGTGCAGATCTTTTTGGTGTCTATCCGCTCCGTGGAAAGATGCTTAATGTGCGAGATGCCTCCTTCGATCAAATCTCCAAGAACGAAGAAATTCAAAGCATTAAGAACTTCATGGGTTTACAGCACAAGAAAGAATACACAGATACTAAAGGGCTTCGCTACGGTCATTTGATGATCATGACTGATCAGGATCATGATGGTAGCCACATCAAGGGCTTGCTCATCAACTTTCTTGAAGCTCAATTTCCGAGTTTGCTGAAGATTCCTGAGTTTTTGATCGAGTTCATTACGCCCATCGTCAAAGTCTGGAAAGGCGACATCAAAGACCCGACGAAGCAACACTCATTCTTCACTATCCAGGAGTACAATGCTTGGAAGGAAAAGCATGGTCACGAGCGCGGATGGGAGCACAAGTACTACAAGGGTCTGGGTACCAGCAGTACCGAGGAGGCCCAGGAGTACTTCCGTGATCTCGACCGACACCTGAAGGAGTTCCATGTCATGCAAGACAAAGAGCATGAACTGATTGAGCTTGCCTTTTCTAAGAAGAAAGTCGAGGAACGCAAAGAATGGCTCCGCCAATACAATCCCGACACGTTCATGGACCACTCCGTGGCCAAAATCAGTTACACTGATTTTATCAATAATGAGCTGATCCAGTTCAGTATGGCTGATAACTTGCGATCGATTCCATCGATGGTTGATGGCATGAAACCTGGTCAACGAAAAGTCATGTACACGGTTATGAAGCGTAACATCAAAAAGGATGTGAAGGTGCTTGACCTTACTGGTCAAGTTTTCAGTTTGACTGCGTACCATCACGGTGATGCCTCCATGCATCAGACCATCATTGGGTTGGCACAAGACTTTGTCGGATCGAATAACGTTAATACCCTGGAGCCCAGCGGTAACTTCGGTAGTCGTCTGAAAGGTGGTGCTGATGCCTCCAGTGCCCGTTATATTCACACTCGACTTTCTCCATTCGCCCGCAAAATATTTCACCCGCACGACGACCCCATTCTCAAATACTTAGAGGATGATGGTAAAGAAATTGAGCCATGGGTATATGTCCCCGTCGTCCCAATGATTCTCATCAACGGCGCAGACGGTATCGGCACAGGTTGGAGCACTTCGATCCCAAACTACAATCCAGAGGACATCGTCGATAACCTGAAGCGGATGATAAGGGGCGAAGAAATAAAGCCAATGCAACCCTGGTTCAAGGGCTTCAAAGGTGAAGTCACTCAGCTGGGACCCGACAAATACAAGTTCAGTGGACTCATTAAGCAAGTCTCGgacaaggagctggaagttACGGAACTTCCAATTCGGACATGGACGCAGGACTTTATCAATAAGCTTGAAGAAATGATCAAGGCCGACAAGGCGCCCTCTCTGATTAAGGACTACAAGGACTACAACACCAATTCTGACGTTCACCTCGTTCTTCAGTTGGACGAGAAGAATGTGAAGGAGCCTCTGACGCAGGAGTTCTTGGAGGAAAAATTCAAGCTCTCCAAGACAATCGCAACTACAAACCTGGTTGCCTTCAATGCCGAAGGTCAGATGACCAAATACCCTAACGTCGAGGCTATCCTGGAGGAGTTCTATAGGCTTCGGCTAAAGTTCTATGGAAAACGCAAA CAACACCAACTCGACCAACTCCAGATTGAACTCGAGAAGCTGACCAATCAGGCACGATTTGTCCAGATGATCATCGACGGAGATTTGGTTGTTtctaagaagaagaagagtgTCCTTGTCAAGGAGTTGGACAGCTTGGGCTTTAAGAGATTCAACAAAACTGCCGACGCCGCTAAGGCTGGTGAAACCGAGAAGGTTATTGAAGCgtcggaagacgaggacaCTGAAGCTCAGGACGATACGCAGGACCTTGCTCATGCCTTCGATTATCTCTTGGGAATGGCCATTTGGTCCTTGACTCAGGAGCGAGTAGAAAAGTTGCGCCGCCAGattggcgagaaggagcacGAGATTGACGAATTGATTAAGTTGTCAAGTGAAGATATCTGGCTGCGCGACCTCGATGAGTTCATCAATGAGTGGCGATTCCAGCTGTCTGAAACAGACCGCCGCCGTCGTGGCCAACAGAAGAAGGGCCGCCGAGTCTCTACGAAGCTTGCGACGGCAGCCCGTGCTGTCGGCggaaagaagcgcaaggctgCGGGCGATGATTCGGATGACGATTTTGTTGTTTCAAAGTCCAAGAAAAAAGCAGCGGCAAACAAGACCGAGCCGGCAGGCGGAATCATGAGCTTTTTGAAGAAGACACCGAAACCAGAGCCCGCCGCCAACGACTCAGATAGCGACTCAGATTTTGGTTTTGGCATTGAAGAAGTcatgccgaagaagagcaggggCCCTGTGAAAGCATCCCCACAATTAAAGGATGAGGACGGCGATCTCGATATGGAAGCCTCTGAAGTTGAAGTCGCGCCCAAAAAGAGTCGTGGCCCTCCTAAGGCAGCCCCCAAGGCGGCAGCGAAGCTGAAAGATGAAGAcaaagatgaggacgagCCCAAGGTAAAGCCAGTAACGAAGAGGGGCCGACCAGCCAAACCAAAGCCTAAGGATGACGACAGCGACGgtcttgatgatgacgaatTTATGGAAATCGCCAAAGCTGAAGCCGCCAAGACCGCCCCCCCTCGTGCTGGCCGCAAGGCTGCACCCAAGTACACATTGGATGACTCGGACAGTGACAACGGCGATGATTTGCTTGGCGATGTCAGCAAGATGGTTAAGGGCATTGGTGGCGCAGCTGGTGGATCTGCCACGGACTCGCGACAACTCTTCTCGGAACTCTCGCGACCTGGTAGCAGCACGGGCCTGCCTACTAATTCGAAGACTTCCAAGTTTGATAACGACTTTGATGCGGACGAAACCGACTACAGCAAGCTCATCCCTCAAAACTCCCCACGCCGTTCCCTTCAGGTTAAGCCTAAAGACGTGAAGGCGTCAGAGAGTATCGACttggacgacgaagaggacaagCCCATCAAGCCCGCTAAGACTAAGGCTGCTCCAAAGGCCAAGGCTGCGCCAGCTCCAAAGGCAGGCACAGGTAAAGGCCGCGGCCGTCCAAAGAAGGATGCCACGGCCACCGCTTCTTCCCTCAAACAGACGACCCTGTCGCCAGCAGCCAAGGCATATGCGTCGAAGCAAGCAAAGGGGGCCTCTACAGCatccaagaagaagacacTGATGGACGACTCAgaggatgatattgatgccaTGGCTAATGACATCCTTGACTCTCCGGTCGGTATTAGAGATgaggctcctgctcctccgcGCAGCACAGCTAGTCGACCGTCGCGACGCACAACCACGAAGAAGAGTTACGTAATTGAGGATGACGACAGTGAAGACGGAGCGGATAATCAGGATGATTCGTTTGACCTGTCGGACTAA